The Pseudomonas nunensis genome includes the window CGGCGAGGCTGGGCCTCGACGCATAGGCGTGCTGGGCGGAACGTTTGACCCGGTGCACATCGGCCATTTGCGCGGTGCACTGGAAGTGGCCGAGTCCTTGGGCCTCGATGAGCTGCGACTGACACCCAGTGCCAGGCCGCCCCATCGGGACACGCCGCAGGTCTCGGCGCAGGACCGTCTGGCGATGGTCGAGTGCGCGGTGGCCGGTGTGGCGCCGTTGGTGGTGGACGCCCGCGAATTGCAGCGGGACAAACCGTCCTACACTATCGATACCCTGGAATTGATGCGCGCCGAAATGGCCGCGGATACCCAGGTTTTTCTACTTTTGGGCTGGGACGCATTTTGCGGCCTGCCCACTTGGCACCGCTGGGAAGAGTTGCTCCAGCATTGCCACATCCTGGTGCTGCAACGCCCGGATGCCGACAGCGAACCGCCGGATGCCTTGCGCAATCTGTTGGCGGCACGCTCGGTGAGCGACCCGCTGGCCCTCAAAGGGCCGAGCGGACAGATTGCATTCGTCTGGCAGACACCGCTCGCGGTATCCGCCACCCAGATCCGTCAACTGCTGGCCAGCGGTAAGTCGGTACGTTTCCTGGTGCCCGACGCGGTCCTGGCCTACATCGATGCGCACGGTCTCTACCGTGCGTCGAACTGAAAAAAAGGGCACGTTTCAAGGCACGAAATGACGTGTATTGAAACGCCCGAACATACGAGCAAAACGAGTTTTATATGACGAACAAAGACGTAACTAAAGTAAAGCGCAAAGGCACGTTCAAGAGCGCTCCACTGCCTGAGCCGGTCCTGACCAACGAGCCCCTGAAGGGTGATGAGCTGGTCAAGGTTGCCGTAGCCGCCCTGGAAGACGTGAAGGGCCAGGACATCCAGGTCATCGACGTTCGCGAAAAGCAGAGCATCACTGACTACATGATCATCGCTACCGGTACTTCGAACCGCCAGATCGGCGCGATGCTGGACAAGGTCCGCGAAGCCGTCAAAGCCCTGGGCATCAAGCCGTTGGGTGAAGAAGGCAAGGGCGACAGCGACTGGGTCCTGCTGGATATGGACGACGTGATCGTGCACATGATGACCGCGTCTGCTCGTCAGTTTTACGACCTCGAGCGTCTGTGGTCCGGCGCTGAACAGAGCCGTGCCCTGAACGCGGCTCACCACAGCCCGGAAAACACCCACGAGCATTTCATCAAGCTCAACAAAGACCAGCAGTAAGGGACCGCTGTGCGACTGCGACTGATCGCCGTCGGTTCACGCATGCCCAAATGGGTGGAAGAAGGCTGGCATGAATATGCCAAGCGTCTTCCGTCCGAGCTGGCGCTGGAACTGGTGGAAATACCGCTCAATACCCGTGGCAAGAACGCCGACGTGGCGCGCTTCATCCGTCAGGAAGGCGAAGCCATGCTGGCCAAGGTCGGGCCGAACGAGCGGGTTGTCACCCTCGAAGTCCACGGCAAGCCCTGGAGCACCGAGCAACTGGCGGTCGAACTCGATCGCTGGCGGCTGGACTCGCGCACGGTGAATTTCATGGTCGGCGGCCCCGAAGGGCTGGCGCCGGAAGTGTGTGCCCGGGCTGATCAGCGTTGGTCGTTGTCGCCGTTGACGTTGCCGCACCCGCTGGTGCGGATTCTGATCGGCGAACAGTTGTATCGTGCCTGGACAGTCCTGTCCGGCCACCCTTACCACAAGTAGTTCTGCCCTCATGTCCCAGCCGATCCGCATCAAGGACCACGAAAAAGACGCCCGTCTGGTGCGTGGCCGCGTCGTGTTCGGGGCAATTGCGGTGGTGGCGCTGATCTGCGTGCTGATCGCGCGGCTGTATTTCCTTCAGGTCATCCAGTACGAGTACCACTCGACCCTGTCGGAAAACAACCGCGTCCATGTGCAGCCGATTCCGCCGACCCGTGGGCTGATCTTCGACCGTAATGGCGTGGTGGTGGCCGATAACCGGCCCAGCTTCAGCCTGAGCATGACCCGCGAGCGTTCCGGCGACTGGCAGCAAGTGCTCGACGTGATCGTCCAGGTGCTGGAACTGACGCCTGAGGACCGAGGGATCTTCGAGAAACGCATGAAGCAGGGGCGTCGGCCATTCGAGCCGGTGCCGATTCTGTTCGAGTTGACCGAAGAGCAGATCGCCCGGATCGCGGTGAATCAGTTCCGGCTGCCGGGTGTGGAAGTGGTTGCGCAGTTGGTGCGGCATTACCCGCAGGGCGCGCACTTTGCGCATTCCGTGGGTTATATGGGCCGGATCAACGAGAAAGAGCTCAAGACGCTGGACCCGGTCGGTTACAGCGGTACTCATCAAATTGGCAAGACCGGTATCGAGCGCTTCTACGAGCCCGAGTTGCACGGCCAGGTGGGTTACGAAGAAGTCGAGACCAACGCTCGGGGCCGCGTCTTGCGCGTGCTCAAGCGCACCGATCCGATTCCCGGCAAGGACATCGTCCTGAGCCTGGACATCAAATTGCAAGAAGCTGCCGAGTTGGCACTCGGTGGTCGCCGTGGTGCGGTCGTCGCGCTGGACCCGAACACCGGCGAAGTCCTGGCCATGGTCAGCCAGCCGAGTTTCGATCCAAACCTGTTCGTCACCGGCATCAGCTTCAAGGCCTACGCCGAGTTGCGCGATTCCATCGACCGGCCATTGTTCAACCGCGTGCTGCGCGGTCTGTACCCGCCGGGCTCGACGATCAAGCCAGCGGTGGCGATTGCCGGCCTGGATTCGGGTGTGGTCACGGCTTCGACCCGGGTCTTCGACCCCGGTTACTACATGCTGCCCAACTACGATCACAAATACCGTAACTGGAACCGTACCGGCGACGGCTACGTGGACCTGGACACGGCGATCATGCGTTCCAACGACACCTACTTCTATGACCTGGCGCACAAGCTGGGCATCGACCGGTTGTCCTCGTACCTGGGCAAGTTCGGCATCGGCCAGAAGGTCTCGCTGGACATGTTCGAAGAATCCCCTGGCTTGATGCCGTCCCGTGAATGGAAGCGCGCGACCCGGCGTCAGGCCTGGTTCCCTGGCGAAACCCTGATTCTGGGGATCGGTCAGGGCTACATGCAATCGACGCCGCTGCAACTGGCGCAAGCCACGGCGCTGGTGGCCAACAAGGGTGTGTGGAACCGTCCGCACCTGGCCAAGACGGTCGAAGGCGAAAAGCCCAAGGATGAGAATCCGATGCCGGACATCATCCTGCGCGACCCGTCGGACTGGACCAAGGTCAACCATGGCATGCAGCAAGTAATGCACGGTGCCCGCGGTACGGCGCGCAAAGCTGCCATCGGTTCGCAATACCGGATTGCCGGTAAAAGTGGTACGGCCCAGGTGGTCGCGATCAAGCAGGGCGAGAAGTACGACCGCTCCAAGGTGCAGGAACGCCACCGCGACCACGCCTTGTTCGTCGGCTTCGCGCCCGCCGATAACCCGAAAATCGTGGTGTCGGTGATGGTCGAGAACGGCGAGTCCGGTTCCGGCGTCGCGGCACCTGTTGTGCGTCAAGTCATGGATGCCTGGCTCCTGGACCAGGATGGACGACTCAAACCTGAGTACGCCGGCCCTATCAGCGCGGAGGCTACGGCCCGTGAAGAGTAATTTCGATCGCATCCTCTCCAGTGAGGACGTGATGCGTCGCCGTGCGACGCTGCTGCAACGCATGCACATTGATGGCCCATTGTTGATCCTGCTGCTGACCCTCGCCGCCGGCAGCCTGTTCGTGCTTTATTCGGCCAGCGGCAAGAGCTGGGATCTGCTGGCCAAGCAAGCCACTTCATTCGGCATCGGCCTGGTGTCGATGATCGTCATCGCCCAGTTCGAACCGCGTTTCATGGCCCGTTGGGTACCAATCGGTTATGTGCTGGGCGTGTTGTTGCTGGTAGTGGTGGACGTCATGGGCCACAACGCCATGGGCGCTACGCGCTGGATCAACATTCCCGGGGTGATCCGCTTCCAGCCCTCGGAATTCATGAAGATCCTGATGCCGGCGACCATCGCCTGGTATTTGTCCAAACGCACGTTGCCGCCGCAAGCTCAAGCATGTGGGCGTCAGCCTGTTCCTGATCGGCTTGCCGTTTATTCTGATTGTGCGCCAGCCGGACCTCGGCACTTCGCTGCTGATCCTCGCGGGCGGCGCGTTCGTGCTGTTCATGGGGGGCCTGCGCTGGCGCTGGATCCTCAGCGTGATCGCCGCGGCGGTGCCGGTGGCGGTGGCGATGTGGTTCTTTATCATGCACGACTACCAGAAGCAGCGAATCCTCACGTTCCTCGACCCGGAAAGCGATCCGTTGGGCACTGGCTGGAACATTATTCAGTCCAAGGCTGCCATCGGTTCCGGCGGCGTATTCGGCAAAGGCTGGCTGCTGGGCACTCAGTCGCACCTGGACTTCCTCCCGGAAAGCCACACTGACTTCATTATTGCGGTACTGGGCGAAGAATTCGGTTTGGTGGGCATCTGCGCACTGCTGCTGATCTACCTGTTGCTGATCGGTCGCGGGCTGGTGATTACCGCCCAGGCCCAGACTTTGTTCGGCAAATTGCTCGCGGGCAGCCTGACTATGACGTTTTTTGTTTACGTTTTCGTCAACATCGG containing:
- the nadD gene encoding nicotinate-nucleotide adenylyltransferase, which gives rise to MGDLDPSAPVIAGEAGPRRIGVLGGTFDPVHIGHLRGALEVAESLGLDELRLTPSARPPHRDTPQVSAQDRLAMVECAVAGVAPLVVDARELQRDKPSYTIDTLELMRAEMAADTQVFLLLGWDAFCGLPTWHRWEELLQHCHILVLQRPDADSEPPDALRNLLAARSVSDPLALKGPSGQIAFVWQTPLAVSATQIRQLLASGKSVRFLVPDAVLAYIDAHGLYRASN
- the rsfS gene encoding ribosome silencing factor, which encodes MTNKDVTKVKRKGTFKSAPLPEPVLTNEPLKGDELVKVAVAALEDVKGQDIQVIDVREKQSITDYMIIATGTSNRQIGAMLDKVREAVKALGIKPLGEEGKGDSDWVLLDMDDVIVHMMTASARQFYDLERLWSGAEQSRALNAAHHSPENTHEHFIKLNKDQQ
- the rlmH gene encoding 23S rRNA (pseudouridine(1915)-N(3))-methyltransferase RlmH, with the protein product MRLRLIAVGSRMPKWVEEGWHEYAKRLPSELALELVEIPLNTRGKNADVARFIRQEGEAMLAKVGPNERVVTLEVHGKPWSTEQLAVELDRWRLDSRTVNFMVGGPEGLAPEVCARADQRWSLSPLTLPHPLVRILIGEQLYRAWTVLSGHPYHK
- the mrdA gene encoding penicillin-binding protein 2 translates to MSQPIRIKDHEKDARLVRGRVVFGAIAVVALICVLIARLYFLQVIQYEYHSTLSENNRVHVQPIPPTRGLIFDRNGVVVADNRPSFSLSMTRERSGDWQQVLDVIVQVLELTPEDRGIFEKRMKQGRRPFEPVPILFELTEEQIARIAVNQFRLPGVEVVAQLVRHYPQGAHFAHSVGYMGRINEKELKTLDPVGYSGTHQIGKTGIERFYEPELHGQVGYEEVETNARGRVLRVLKRTDPIPGKDIVLSLDIKLQEAAELALGGRRGAVVALDPNTGEVLAMVSQPSFDPNLFVTGISFKAYAELRDSIDRPLFNRVLRGLYPPGSTIKPAVAIAGLDSGVVTASTRVFDPGYYMLPNYDHKYRNWNRTGDGYVDLDTAIMRSNDTYFYDLAHKLGIDRLSSYLGKFGIGQKVSLDMFEESPGLMPSREWKRATRRQAWFPGETLILGIGQGYMQSTPLQLAQATALVANKGVWNRPHLAKTVEGEKPKDENPMPDIILRDPSDWTKVNHGMQQVMHGARGTARKAAIGSQYRIAGKSGTAQVVAIKQGEKYDRSKVQERHRDHALFVGFAPADNPKIVVSVMVENGESGSGVAAPVVRQVMDAWLLDQDGRLKPEYAGPISAEATAREE